The DNA region GATTGCCAGGGAATCACACCCTGTTTCTTTCACAAACCGTTCCGCATCATCCGGATCGGTGTAGGTAGCATCCGCTTTTGCCACGTTGACAGCGTCTTCCACACCCGCCAACCGTCCGAGTTCAGCTTCTACAGTAACATTCTTCGCATGCGCGTAATCCACCACTTTTTTTGTTACCGCAATATTTTCTTCAAGCGGAAACTTTGACCCGTCAATCATTACCGAACTAAACCCACCGTCGACACACGACTTACACACCTCAAAATCTTCACCGTGGTCCAAGTGCAAACATATCGGGATATCAGCGGTTTGCAATGCAGCTTCCACTAGTTTGATCAGGTACTCATGCCGCGCGTACTTTCTCGCCCCGGCTGATACCTGCAGGATCAACGGTGCCTGTTCTTCCTTAGCCCCGTCAACAATTGCCTGAAGGATCTCCATATTGTTAACATTAAATGCACCAACCGCATACCCGCCGGTATACGCTTTCTTAAACATTTCCCTTGATGACACTAACGGCATAATAAATTACCCCTTCCTTTTCTTTGATTTAATACCATTACTTTCACACTTTTTCTTTTTTTCCTCAAAACTACCCATAGCCCTGAACTTTTTATACCGCATTTCTATCAGTTTTGAAGAATTAATCTTTATAAGTTCTATCAGATTACGTTTTAATACAGATTTAAGATTCTCTGCTGTTACTTCCATATTTCTATGCGCCCCGCCTAACGGTTCAGGCACGATCTCGTCGATAACACCAAGTTCCTTAAGATCCTGCGCCGTAACTTTCAACGCTTTTGCCGCTTCATTTGCGAACTTAGAATCCTTATAAAGTATTGACGCGCATCCTTCCGGCGAAATCACAGAATATATAGCATTCTCCATCATTAACACGCGGTTACCCACGCCTATCCCTAAAGCGCCCCCGGACCCGCCTTCCCCGATGACAACCACAACAATCGGTACCGGTAAAGTTGACATAATCTTCATATTCCGCGCAATTGCTTCGGCAATACCCCTTGCTTCCGCAGCATCACCAGGATACGCGCCCTGGGTATCAAGTAGGCATACCACTGGCTTCCCGAACTTTGCCGCAAGCATCATTAACCTAATAGCTTTGCGGTATCCTTCAGGATGCGCGCTACCGAAATTGCGTTTCATATTTTCATCAATATTCCTTCCCTTCTGATGCCCAAGCACCATTACAGGGATATCATCAAGCATCGCGAATCCCCCGACGATAGACGGATCATCACCGTACAACCTGTCCCCGTGGAGTTCCACAAAGTTTGTCATCATAAGATTAATATAATCAAGCGTATAAGGCCGTTGAGGATGCCTTGCAAGCTGTACACGATGCCAGGGAGTTAAAGCGTTATAAATTTCATGTTTTAAAATTTCGCACTTTTCTTCCAGTGCTTTAATCTCACCACTGACATCCACATTTTTTTCTTTAGAAAAAACCCTGAGCTCCTCAATTTTCAGTTCAAGCTCAACGATTGGTTTTTCAAACTCTAACGCTGTACTACCGTTTGCCATTGTATAAACTACTTCCCATCACTTTTAGCTGTGCCCGATTTTACCATATTCTTTAACCACGTTTGATATGTAATCTTCAAAACCCTATCTGGCGAATGATTTGCCGCAACTACCATATCCCGCACAGCGAGTTCCATTGTAAGATTATCTGTAAACTTAGCAGCAAGATTAAAATTAACGCGTACCTCATCGGAATTACGGATATTATCAAGTTCAAAGCATGTCATAAACCGTTCCCCGAGTAACCACGACATCCCCAGAAATCCATAAAAAATATCTTTCTCAAAATCATAAACATTTGTCCCGAGATGAAGTTCCAAACCATCAACAATCTCGCGGCTCGCGACAAGGTACAACCCTTTTTCGCGATGCGCGTACTGTTTCAATAGTTCATTATACAAATACCCCTGCGAGTTATACCCCAACGCCAATGCCGGAACATAAACATTACCATCAAAGAACCGGAATTTAATATCCAACTGCGGCTGATGCAGTTCAGGCTGGTCCCTGCCGATAACCTTAGCGATATCCATGGTTAACCCCAACTGCAGGCGGTTAATCACGCCGAACACTATTTTTGTCAACAACCCGCCGTTTTCGTAAACCCTGAAATTAACGAGTACAGACTCATGATCCACAACCTCAGCTGTTGGCGCGTCTATCATCTCCAACGGCGTAATCGGCTGGACAGCATACCCGTTTAATGGTATCAGCAACGCAAGAATAACACCAATTACAACAAATAGTTTTTTCATTATTATACTTTTATAAAAATAATTAAAAAAATCATCCTTAATTAATTTTTCTTTACCGCGGTACCGGTTTTTGTCCCGGTTTTAGCAGCAGGCTTCCCGTTAACCGGTTGT from Elusimicrobiota bacterium includes:
- the fba gene encoding class II fructose-1,6-bisphosphate aldolase; the protein is MPLVSSREMFKKAYTGGYAVGAFNVNNMEILQAIVDGAKEEQAPLILQVSAGARKYARHEYLIKLVEAALQTADIPICLHLDHGEDFEVCKSCVDGGFSSVMIDGSKFPLEENIAVTKKVVDYAHAKNVTVEAELGRLAGVEDAVNVAKADATYTDPDDAERFVKETGCDSLAIAIGTSHGAYKFKGEPKLDFPRLEEIARRLPNFPLVLHGASSVPEYLVALCNKYGGTLPGTKGVPEEMLRRAAGGAVCKINIDTDLRLAMTATIRRVFVENPKEFDPRKYLGPARDEIKKVVQHKIKDVLGCSGKAK
- a CDS encoding acetyl-CoA carboxylase carboxyltransferase subunit alpha, with amino-acid sequence MANGSTALEFEKPIVELELKIEELRVFSKEKNVDVSGEIKALEEKCEILKHEIYNALTPWHRVQLARHPQRPYTLDYINLMMTNFVELHGDRLYGDDPSIVGGFAMLDDIPVMVLGHQKGRNIDENMKRNFGSAHPEGYRKAIRLMMLAAKFGKPVVCLLDTQGAYPGDAAEARGIAEAIARNMKIMSTLPVPIVVVVIGEGGSGGALGIGVGNRVLMMENAIYSVISPEGCASILYKDSKFANEAAKALKVTAQDLKELGVIDEIVPEPLGGAHRNMEVTAENLKSVLKRNLIELIKINSSKLIEMRYKKFRAMGSFEEKKKKCESNGIKSKKRKG